The genomic segment GCCTGCTTTGCGTCCTTTCTGGGCGGTTCTTTGCGCCTTTGCGTTGAAGCGTTTGTCTTGAAACCACCAAAGCCGCGTGTGTCAGAGTGATCCATCGGTGAGTTTGGGCGCGGCTGCAATGACTTCTGGCGTCTCGTCGTCGCTGTCGGGATACACCAGCGACGCCAGTTCGGTGCGGCTGTAAACCCCGAGCTTGCGATAAATCCGGTAGAGGTGATTGGCCACTGTTGACGGCGCCACGCCGATCTTGCGTGCCGCCTGCTTGAACGACAGGCCCTGTGACACCGCCAGCACGATCTCCCGCTCGCGGGCGGTCAGCCGGTCCAGCGGGCCAGCTGGCCACAGGTGCACCACCCACAGTTCGCCCAGCGGCTCGCAACGGACGCACAGACCGTCGTTGATGATCTTCTGGGTGGCTGGCGGTGGCAGCTCGAAGGGCAGGGCCTGGGGGTCGGCCCGATCAGGGAAATGCCGTTCGAGAAAATCGAGAAACTTCGGTTGCGACTCGTGAAAGCGTCCCTGCGCATCGACCACGGCGGCAGCGCCGGACGGCAGCTTTTCGTGGGTTTTGGCCAAGTGCAGGAAGAACAGATGTGAGGCGGCATTGACCAGGTGATAGGGCAGCCGGCGCTGACGGGCGAGGTCGGTGTCGGTCCAGGCCTGCGCCGGATCGCGTCGGTACAGCGTGATCAGGGAGTACAGGCCGCTGCGCTGGTCGAGGTGCGCCGTCGCCAGCACACGGGTGATGCCGTACGGCGCGAAGGTCCGCTGGTAGAACGCAGACTTGAACAGCGCCGCATCAGGCACCACGGTCTGCAGATCGATGGGCTCGTCAAGGCGGCTGAGAATCACCGGCAAAATCGGGTTGATGCTGCGGGTTTCTTCGAGCACCTGCGGGAAGCTGCGCGGCAGACCGCCGGTGACGGTGACGGTGTGAAAGCGCCAGTCCGACACCAGACCCGTGCCCCACAGTGCGAAGTCGTGCGGCACGACATTGCGCAGTTCGTTGAGCGCCCAGGCGCGGTACTTTTCGGGCGCGACCGAGAGGGCCCAGCGATAGAGGCGGGCAACATAGCGGTCAACGGGGTCTACTTGGTCACTCAGTGGCACGGCAACGTCTCGGAAGCACGTCATGGTTGGGCCCGCAGGTCAGATTCGAGCTTACCCGATCATCAATTGCTGACCGCTGGAACGCCGAGCTTGCCGCACCTTCCGGCGCCTGAACGTGGCCGTTACGCCAACCGCTTCAGCGCTACGGCTGTGGGGGCACCACGCTCAGCGCTTCCTCAATGCTCGTCACGCCGTCCAGCACGCGCGCGGTCGCGGCGGCGCGCAGCGTCGTCATGCCCTGGCTCCGCGCCAGGCTGCGCAGGCTGACGTCGTCGACATCGGCATGAATGGCCGCCTGCAGCGGCGCGGTCATGCGAAGCATTTCGTAGACACCGGCCCGGCCCCGATAGCCGGTGTGTCGACAATGTTCGCAGCCGGTCGGTGCGTGGAAGGTCTCGGGGCAGGGCAACGCGCTGTCGGCACCGACCAGCGCCGCCCACTGCGCGGCGCGTGCCGGCACGGGGGCCTTGCAGTCGTCACACAGCCGCCGCACCAGCCGCTGCGCCACCACGCCGACCAGGGTGGCGCGCAGCAGATACGGCGCCACGCCGAGATCAATCAGCCGTGTGATGGCGCCCACGGCGTCATTGGTGTGCAGCGTTGAGAACACCAGGTGTCCGGTGAGCGCCGCCTGGGTGGCGACCTCGGCGGTTTCCAAATCACGAATCTCGCCAATCATGATGATGTCGGGGTCCTGCCGCAGCAGCGCGCGCACACCCTCGGCAAAGCCCAGGCCGATGCCGGGCATCACCTGCATCTGGTTGAAGGCGGGCTCGACCAGTTCGATGGGGTCTTCGATGGTGCAGACGTTGACTTCGGGCCGCGCGCAGTGCTTCAGCGTGGCTTACAGCGTCGTGGTTTTGCCCGACCCGGTTGGGCCGGTGACCAGCACGATGCCGTGCGGCTGTTCGGCCATCGCCCGCCATTGCGCGGCGTCAGCATCGTCAAGGCCTAACGAGTGGAAGTCGCGCTTGAGCACGTCGGGGTCGAAGATGCGCATCACCAGCTTCTCGCCGAATGCAGTGGGCAGTGCCGAACAGCGCAGCTCGATTTCGGTGCCGCCGGGTGCGCGGGTCTTGATGCGGCCATCCTGCGGGCGGCGCTTTTCGGCAAGGTCCATGCGCGCCAGCATTTTCAGGCGGCTGGTGACCGGTGGCATGACGGCAGCGGGAATCTGGTAAACGTCGTTGAGCGCGCCGTCGATCCGAAACCGCACGCGACCATGCTCGCGACGCGGCTCCAGATGAATGTCGCTGGCGCGGCTCTCGAAGGCGTATTGCAGCAGCCAGTCGACGATGGCGACGATGGGCTGCGCCTCGGCGTCGAGTTGCCCGCTGCGCGACAGCTCGACCAGTTGTTCGAGGTTCTGCAGCCCGCCCGGCAGGATCTGGCCGCGCTGGTGCTCGGCGCCCTTCACCGAACGGGCCAGCGCATAAAACTCGGCCAGGTAGCGCTCGATGTCCAGCGGGTTGGCCAGCACCCGCTCGATGCGTCGACCGATGGCGGCACCGAGATCGACCTGCCAGTCGTTCCAATACGGTTCGGCGGTGGCGATCACCACCTCGTCGTGACGCACCGCCAGCGGCAGGATTCTGGCGCGGCTGGCGTAGGCGAACGGCACAAGCGCGGTGATTTGCCGCACATCAAGGCCCAATGGATCGATCTTCTGGTAACGCAGGCCGCTTTGCTCGGCCAGCCACTGCATCAGCCGGTCGGCGGTCCAGACCGCGCCTGGGCGGCCAAGATCCGGCAACTGCTCGGCGTCGATCGCCAGGGCCGGATGCCGCGTCGCCGCGCGCTGCGACTGCCGCACCCAGCAAGTCTTGGCGCTCGCGGTGTCAATACATTCGGCGGCAACCAGCGCATCAAGCAAGTCACGAAGTTGCAGACGGCCACGGGGCAGCACTTCGTGTCGGGGAGCGGTCCGGTTCATGGCCGCAACGCTAGCATCCGCCGCCGGTCGCCGGGATGTAATCGAACGAGCGATCAATTACAATCGGGCGAAGGGTAGACGGAGGAGATCCAGCATGCGGTTCGATTATGTGATTGTGGGCGGCGGCTCGGCGGGTTGCGTGCTGGCCAATCGGCTCAGCGCCGATGCATCAGTCAAGGTGGCCCTGGTGGAAGCCGGGCCGGATGACACCAATCCGTTCATCCATATTCCCGGCGGCATCATTCCGGTGATCCGCAGCAACACCCTGAACTGGAAGTTCGAGACCCAGCCGGAAGCCGGCTGCGCAAAGCGCCGCTTGTTCTGGCCGCGCGGACGCACGCTGGGCGGCAGCTCGGCGATCAACGCCATGTGCTATATCCGCGGTCATCGCAGCGACTACGACCACTGGGCCAGCCTCGGTTGTCAGGGTTGGTCCTACGACGCGCTGCTGCCGCTGTTCAAATCCATTGAGCATTTCGAGCCTGGCGCCAACGCCTTTCATGGGGTTGGCGGCGGTCTCAATGTGGCTGAGCCGCGCTACATGAACCCGCTGATGAGCGCGTTCATTGAGGCCGCGCAGCAAGCCGGACATGCCCGCAACGACGATTTCAATGGCGCCGAACAGGAAGGCATCGGCCGTTATCACGTGATGCAGAAGGATGGCGAGCGTTGCAGCAATGCGCGCGCGTTTCTGACCCCGGTGCGCGAACGCCCCAACCTGACGGTGATCACCGACACGCATGCGCGCCGGGTGGTGTTCGACGGTAAGCGCGCGGTGGGGGTTGAGGTGCAGCGCAAAGGCCGCGTCGAGATCTTGAGCGCAACCCGCGAGGTCATCCTGAGTGCCGGGGCGGTCGGTTCGCCACAGTTGCTCTTGTTGTCTGGCGTGGGACCCAAAGCCGAGCTGGACCGCCACGGCATCGTGCAGGTTCACGAGCTGCCCGGGGTGGGTGAAAACCTGCAGGATCACCTCGACATCCACGTCACCGTGACCGAGAAAACCAGCTTCGCGATCACCCTGCATCCCAGTGGTTGGTTACGCTCGCTGAAGATGCTCTGGGCCTACCTGCGCGGCCGGCAGGGCGAGCTGAGTTCAAATTTTGCGCAGGTGGGCGGCTTCATCAAGAGTGACCCGGCGCAGCCGGTGCCCGACATTCAGTGGCACATGGTGCCGTTTGTGTATGCCAATCACGGGCAGAAGCTGGGGCCCTTGTTTCGCCATCGCGCGTTCACGCTGATGAGCTGTTTTCTGCGGCCGGAGTCGCGTGGACGTATACGCCTGGCCAGTGCCGATCCACTGGTCAAGCCGCAGATCGAGGCCAATTACCTGGCCACCGAGCGTGACCTGTCCGTCTTGGTGACCGGCATTCGCAAGGCACGTGAGGTGCTGCGCCAGCCGGCATTCGCCCGTCACTATCGCGCCGAGCTTGATCCCGGCGACGCGGTGCAGAGCGACGCCCAGTTGCGCGACTACGTTCGCGCCCGCGCCGAAACGATTTATCACCCGGTGGGCACGTGCAAAATGGGGGTCGACGCAGCGGCAGTGGTCGATCCGCGCCTTCGGGTTTGCGGGGTTTCGGGTCTGCGTGTGATCGATGCCTCCATCATGCCCACCTTGATCGGCGGCAATACCAACGCACCGGCCACCGTGATCGGTGAAAATGGGGCTCGCATGATCATCGAGGACGCAGCGCGGCAGCCGGAGGCGGTTCCTCTGGCGGCGTGAGTCCGAATCAGGAGGATGGGTGGCACAACAACCGAGAGTGAAAGGGCTGGCCCTTGTCGTCGTGCTAGCAGGCCTTTCGGGCTGCGCGGTGTCCGGTGGTTTTTTCTCGTCGCTTGGCCAGTCCGACCCGGTCGAGGTGCGTGAAGTGCGGCGCGCGCTCGCCTGCGGCAGTACGCAAGACGAGGTGGCATTGACGCTGATGTCCAGCCCTGCCGAGTATGCCGCCTGGGAATCGCAACGCGGTGCCCACCTCTATGGCGATGCGACGCTGCCAGCCGGCCAGTATCTGCTGGTTGAAATGGGCCGCCGTAAATTTGAGGGCTACGGCATGGCGATCAGCTCGGCGGCGACAGCCAAGCGCGGTCTGTTGACCCTGCGCGCCACCTTCATTGAGCCGGCTGCCGGTACCGATCCGGGCGGCGAAGCGGTGAGCCCGTGCTCGTTGATCAAGCTGCCTGACATGGCCCTTGAAACCATCGAGCTGATTGACGAGGACGGCGACCGCCGCGCCACCCTGACATTGGAGCCCCAGGCATGAACCGTTTGCCCGCGCTGTTCGGCCTGTTGATGATCCTGTTGCCGGCATGGGCCACCGCCCAGGCCGAGCGCGAGGGGGCCGCCACGCCTATCGAGGCGGTGCAACGCTTCCACGAAGCCCTGAAGGCCAGTGACCCGGAGACTGCAATCCTGCAACTGGCGCCGGATCTGGTGGTGTTCGAGACCGGCTTTGCCGAAGCGCATCCGCGCGCGTATGCCGACAACAATCTGGCGATGGACCTGGCCTTTGCGGTGGTGACCAACCGGCGCATCGTCGAACAGGTCGAGCGCGTTGAGGAGAAGATCGCCTGGGTGTTGACCCGTTCGGAGTTGACCAGCAAGCCCGGCACCGACCCGATTGCCCTGCGGCAGACCGAAACCATGATCCTGCGGCAGTACGCCGACGGCTGGAAGATTGCCCACATTCATTGGTCAGCGCATCCGTTCGAGCAGGATTGATCGCCGCGCACCGACGTCACCCCGAGAAGGACGCTGACACATGCTTAATGGACTGCCCGCACCGCTGCACGGTGCGATCATGGCGCTGCTGCTGCTGATCAACACCGTGTTCTGGGTGGTGCCGGTCTACGCGCTGATTCTGCTCAAACTGCTGACGCCGGGTGGCACCGCGCCGCGGCGCGTCCTTGATCGCGCCATCGCCTGGCTGGCGCAGCGCTGGGCGATGTGCAACGTGGTGCTGTCGAAGGTGCTCATGGCGGTTGACGTCGAGGTCAATATCGACGCCGATCTGAGCCCTAAAGGGCAGTACCTGGTCTGCTGCAACCACCAGACCTGGAACGACATCTTCATGCTGATGTACGCCTTCGGCAGCCGTGCGCCGTTTTTCAAGTTCTTCCTGAAGCAGGAGCTGATCTGGGTGCCGCTGCTGGGCCTGGCGTGGTGGGGCCTGGACTATCCGTTCATGAAGCGGCACTCGCGTCAGGACCTGGCGAAGAACCCGGCGTTGCGCGGCAGCGACATCGAAACCACCAAGCGCGCCTGCGCCCGCTACAAGGGCCAGCCGGTGATGATTCTCAATTTTCTGGAAGGCACACGCTTCACCGCGGACAAGCACCGTCGTCAAAAGTCGCCCTACACCCACTTGCTCAAACCCAAGGCCGGCGGCTTCGCCTTCGCGCTGGGCGCCATGGGGCGCAATCTTGATGCGCTGCTCGACGTGACCATCGTTTATCCCGGCGGTGCGCAGGGGTTCTGGCCGTTTCTCTGCGGCCGCGTGCGCCAGGTGCGCATCCACGTGCGCCAACTGCGGATGGACGACGAGTGGTTCGACGGCAACTACGAGTCCGACCAGCGTTTCCGAGCCGGCTTTCAGCGCTGGGTGGCCGATCTGTGGCACGAAAAGGACGTTCGCATCGGTGAGATGCTCAAGGCGTCAGGGTCTTCGGCATCGCCCAAGCCTGATTGAGACGCGTCAGCGGGCTGCCGCGGTCCAGCGCCCACACCAACCACAGGCAGCCGATCACCGAAACCGCCATGCCCAGCGCCAGCAGGGCCACGTAACCGAGGTGATCCCCGACCAGGCCGCCAGCAAACACCGCGCTGCCCATCACCAGCACGATGATGCAGGCCAGCAGGGTGTAGTCGGTGCCGCCATGTTCAGGGTCGGCGGCGTCCATCATCAGCGTGAACAGGGCAACCGTGGCCATGGCCCCAAAAAAGCTTTCCAGCAGGCTGCCGGTCCACAGCATGGCCAGCGGTGCGACGCCCAATGCGGCGAGCAGGTAGGGGGTGATGCTGACGGCCTGCAGCAGACCGAACAGATAAAGGGTGGTGCGACGCGGCAGCCGCCATGCAAGGACGCCGCCGAGGGCCGCGCCGGCCAGGGCCATCAGCGACCCGACAGTGCCTTTGATCAAGGCAATGTCGGTCTTGGTCAGGCCCAGGTCGACCATCATCGGGCCGATATGCGCCGAGGCCATGGTGTCGCCAAACTTGTAAGCCGCGATCAGGCCGATAAACCCGGCGAGGCCGGGGCGACGCAGGCGTGTCCACCAGCCCAGCAGCAGGTCACGGCGCGTGGTATCCGCAGGGATGGCGGTGAGCGGCAGCGGCTCGCGTATGAAAAGCACCGGGATCACCGTCAGGGCCAGCAGCCCGGCCATGGTCAGCAGCATGGTCGCCCAGCCGGCGATGGCGTAGAGCCACAGCAGCAGTCCGCCGCCGAGAATCATGCCGATGCGGTAACCCCCCACCTGGATGCCGTTGCCCAGCCCGCGTTGTGGTGCGGTCAGCAGGCGCACGGCGAGGCCGTCGGTGGCAATGTCCTGGGTGGCGGCGACGCAGTTGAACAGGAACAGGGCGATAAACAGGGCCGCGAAGCTGCCGTCCAGCGGCAGTGCGGTCAGGCCCAGTGCCAGCAGCACGCCGGCAACCTGCAGCGGCAGCAACCAGTCGCGTCGGCTGCCGCGATGGTCGACCCACGGCGCCCAGAGAAACTTCACCGCCCAGGGAATGAACAGCAGGCTGACGCTGCTGATGGCGGTCAGCGAATGACCCTGTTCGCGCATCAGCACCGGCAGGGCCTGGGTGAAGAAGCCGTAGGGCAGGCCCTGCGCGAAATACAGCGCGGCCAGCAGCAAGAACATCCGGCGGGTGCTCACCCGGGCGTCAGGTCCCGCTGGGCGGTGGCGGGGTTGGCGGCGTCGCGGTGGGTGACGCTGCAGGCATTTCGACGTCAACAGGCGCCTCGCCGGCGCGCGACAGACCGGCGGTGATGACAAAGCGCATGGCCTCTTCAAAGCTCATGTCCAGCGGCGTCAGCAGGCTGCGCGGCAACATCAGCGTGTACCCGCCGATCTGATAGCTCATGGGCAGGTACACCGCGACCTCGTCTTCGGCGCCCGACATCGGCGTGTCGGCGAGATCGCTGATGGTGACGAAGCCGACCAGGCGAATCGGCATGTTGGGCAGCTTGACGGTGACCACCTGGCTGAAGCGACGATTGTTGTCGCCCGACATCAAGCGGGTGAGGTCACGGACGGCGCCGTAAACGGTCTTGACCAGCGGAATGCGGTTCATCGCCGTTTCCACCCACTGCAGCACCTGGCGGAACACCACACCGCGAATGCCGACCCCGATCAGGAAGATCAGCACCACCGCCAGAATCAGCCCCATGCCGGGCAGGTACAGCGGTCCGGGCAGCAGCACACTGAGCAGGCCGCCGAGCAGCGACTCGGCGGCACCGATCAGCCACACCACCACGGCGGCGGTGATCACGATCGGCAACACCGCCAGCAAACCGGCCAGAAAGGTGCTGGTGAACTTGCGCAGGCGGACCCTAGAGCGGGTGGAAATCAGCGGTTCGGTACTCATGAGCAGGTCCAGGTGTAAGTGCCCAGGGT from the Polycyclovorans algicola TG408 genome contains:
- a CDS encoding helix-turn-helix transcriptional regulator, giving the protein MPLSDQVDPVDRYVARLYRWALSVAPEKYRAWALNELRNVVPHDFALWGTGLVSDWRFHTVTVTGGLPRSFPQVLEETRSINPILPVILSRLDEPIDLQTVVPDAALFKSAFYQRTFAPYGITRVLATAHLDQRSGLYSLITLYRRDPAQAWTDTDLARQRRLPYHLVNAASHLFFLHLAKTHEKLPSGAAAVVDAQGRFHESQPKFLDFLERHFPDRADPQALPFELPPPATQKIINDGLCVRCEPLGELWVVHLWPAGPLDRLTAREREIVLAVSQGLSFKQAARKIGVAPSTVANHLYRIYRKLGVYSRTELASLVYPDSDDETPEVIAAAPKLTDGSL
- a CDS encoding GMC family oxidoreductase translates to MRFDYVIVGGGSAGCVLANRLSADASVKVALVEAGPDDTNPFIHIPGGIIPVIRSNTLNWKFETQPEAGCAKRRLFWPRGRTLGGSSAINAMCYIRGHRSDYDHWASLGCQGWSYDALLPLFKSIEHFEPGANAFHGVGGGLNVAEPRYMNPLMSAFIEAAQQAGHARNDDFNGAEQEGIGRYHVMQKDGERCSNARAFLTPVRERPNLTVITDTHARRVVFDGKRAVGVEVQRKGRVEILSATREVILSAGAVGSPQLLLLSGVGPKAELDRHGIVQVHELPGVGENLQDHLDIHVTVTEKTSFAITLHPSGWLRSLKMLWAYLRGRQGELSSNFAQVGGFIKSDPAQPVPDIQWHMVPFVYANHGQKLGPLFRHRAFTLMSCFLRPESRGRIRLASADPLVKPQIEANYLATERDLSVLVTGIRKAREVLRQPAFARHYRAELDPGDAVQSDAQLRDYVRARAETIYHPVGTCKMGVDAAAVVDPRLRVCGVSGLRVIDASIMPTLIGGNTNAPATVIGENGARMIIEDAARQPEAVPLAA
- a CDS encoding YybH family protein; the protein is MNRLPALFGLLMILLPAWATAQAEREGAATPIEAVQRFHEALKASDPETAILQLAPDLVVFETGFAEAHPRAYADNNLAMDLAFAVVTNRRIVEQVERVEEKIAWVLTRSELTSKPGTDPIALRQTETMILRQYADGWKIAHIHWSAHPFEQD
- a CDS encoding acyltransferase, with translation MLNGLPAPLHGAIMALLLLINTVFWVVPVYALILLKLLTPGGTAPRRVLDRAIAWLAQRWAMCNVVLSKVLMAVDVEVNIDADLSPKGQYLVCCNHQTWNDIFMLMYAFGSRAPFFKFFLKQELIWVPLLGLAWWGLDYPFMKRHSRQDLAKNPALRGSDIETTKRACARYKGQPVMILNFLEGTRFTADKHRRQKSPYTHLLKPKAGGFAFALGAMGRNLDALLDVTIVYPGGAQGFWPFLCGRVRQVRIHVRQLRMDDEWFDGNYESDQRFRAGFQRWVADLWHEKDVRIGEMLKASGSSASPKPD
- a CDS encoding MFS transporter, whose protein sequence is MSTRRMFLLLAALYFAQGLPYGFFTQALPVLMREQGHSLTAISSVSLLFIPWAVKFLWAPWVDHRGSRRDWLLPLQVAGVLLALGLTALPLDGSFAALFIALFLFNCVAATQDIATDGLAVRLLTAPQRGLGNGIQVGGYRIGMILGGGLLLWLYAIAGWATMLLTMAGLLALTVIPVLFIREPLPLTAIPADTTRRDLLLGWWTRLRRPGLAGFIGLIAAYKFGDTMASAHIGPMMVDLGLTKTDIALIKGTVGSLMALAGAALGGVLAWRLPRRTTLYLFGLLQAVSITPYLLAALGVAPLAMLWTGSLLESFFGAMATVALFTLMMDAADPEHGGTDYTLLACIIVLVMGSAVFAGGLVGDHLGYVALLALGMAVSVIGCLWLVWALDRGSPLTRLNQAWAMPKTLTP
- a CDS encoding DUF502 domain-containing protein, which encodes MRKFTSTFLAGLLAVLPIVITAAVVVWLIGAAESLLGGLLSVLLPGPLYLPGMGLILAVVLIFLIGVGIRGVVFRQVLQWVETAMNRIPLVKTVYGAVRDLTRLMSGDNNRRFSQVVTVKLPNMPIRLVGFVTISDLADTPMSGAEDEVAVYLPMSYQIGGYTLMLPRSLLTPLDMSFEEAMRFVITAGLSRAGEAPVDVEMPAASPTATPPTPPPPSGT